The proteins below come from a single Pedobacter aquae genomic window:
- a CDS encoding SusC/RagA family TonB-linked outer membrane protein: MNKPEFKNYLRVATLLVLLLSFVPLLSLAQTSLKGKVLDETGQPLPGAAVQVKGSAASTQTSVDGSFTINVPAQQNTIVVSFIGYIKQEVNIANKNNITVSLAPDAKSLEEVIVVGYGTQKKRDVTGSVVSVSGDALREVPTTNVIDQLKGRAAGVDIQSNSTQPGASGQIRIRGERSLAVGAGDADRQNQPLIVLDGIPFVGSINEINPNDIASLDILKDASATAIYGSRGSSGVILITTKRGKSGKATVSFDSFYGINRRMDDYNFFNAQEFAAFKDAATRFNGTNPYALTPVETANLAAGVDTDWQDIVFRQGYNTDHFLSVIGGNENTQFSFGTGYRKEEGIVYGQDYDRITLRTTIDHRINKRIKVGINSLNSLGNSQGGGRFPVGGSLRISPLFSPYNEDGSINLRPQVGTLDVESVNPLTIRDEDTHTNPSRRLATFNSLYGEVDIIKGLKYRTNIGLTFNQVQGGAYTGPNTFYNNSRLASQSTASVSNSQNWAALWENVITYNKTFAEKHNVTFTGLFSMEKNHNQSSGFRGVGIPADYIQNYNLSLANSITADGGGFVERGLISYMGRLNYSFAGKYLLTATVRRDGSSVLSPGFQYFTYPALGLGWNIAEENFIKDLTFISALKLRAGWGLTSNQSVAAYATQGNLTTTGGGSTPQGYVYNFGEVGQVGAIVSTLANRALEWEKTSNFNLGLDFGFLNNRITGSLEVYQQETRDILQVLPLPPTNGAGSTTVNSGRTEGKGLEFSLSSTNITSKSGFNWSSDFNISFVRNKITFLREGLLQDFGRGWVVGQPFNIIRDFRKVGIWQTNEADLAARYGQLPGQIRVEDVNNDFAISAADLQIIGNFQPDFDAGFTNRFSYKAFDLSIVTFARIGQTVALPYLTADGSDRGYPFFNNSRANQYKINYWTPLNPTNDFPAPDASSDRVLYSSTLAYRDGSFIKVRSINLGYNLPANVLAKAGISSLRVYATVVNPFILWSPIVRQGLAIDPEGNGYGGVATSTAAGENVTGRAITVNLNNPPTRTFQLGVNLKF; encoded by the coding sequence ATGAATAAACCTGAATTTAAAAATTATTTAAGAGTAGCTACACTATTGGTGTTGCTATTAAGCTTTGTGCCCTTGCTGTCTTTGGCGCAAACCTCACTTAAGGGAAAGGTGCTTGATGAAACTGGGCAGCCCTTACCAGGTGCGGCAGTACAAGTAAAAGGTAGTGCAGCAAGTACGCAAACTTCTGTTGATGGTTCTTTTACTATCAATGTACCTGCACAGCAAAATACTATTGTAGTTTCTTTTATAGGCTACATTAAACAAGAAGTTAATATCGCAAACAAGAATAACATTACCGTAAGTCTTGCGCCTGATGCAAAAAGTCTTGAAGAAGTTATTGTTGTAGGTTACGGTACGCAAAAGAAACGTGATGTGACAGGTTCTGTAGTATCTGTTAGTGGCGACGCTTTAAGAGAAGTGCCAACAACCAACGTAATAGACCAATTAAAAGGTAGAGCAGCCGGTGTGGATATTCAAAGTAATAGTACGCAACCTGGAGCTAGCGGTCAGATACGTATTAGAGGTGAGCGTTCTTTAGCTGTTGGTGCAGGGGATGCTGATAGACAAAATCAGCCTTTAATTGTATTAGATGGAATTCCATTTGTGGGAAGTATCAATGAAATTAATCCTAATGATATTGCCTCTTTAGATATTTTAAAAGATGCATCAGCAACTGCTATTTATGGTTCTAGGGGCTCAAGCGGTGTAATTTTAATTACTACTAAAAGAGGTAAATCAGGAAAAGCTACTGTAAGTTTTGATTCTTTTTATGGCATTAACCGTAGAATGGATGATTATAACTTTTTTAATGCCCAAGAATTTGCCGCATTCAAAGATGCAGCGACAAGGTTTAATGGGACAAATCCTTACGCACTTACTCCAGTAGAAACTGCAAATCTTGCAGCTGGTGTTGATACTGATTGGCAAGATATTGTTTTTAGACAAGGTTATAATACAGATCATTTTTTATCTGTAATTGGTGGAAATGAAAATACTCAGTTCTCATTTGGTACCGGATACAGAAAGGAAGAAGGAATTGTTTATGGTCAAGATTATGATCGTATCACCTTAAGAACAACTATAGACCATAGAATTAATAAGCGTATAAAAGTTGGTATCAATTCCTTAAATAGTTTAGGTAATAGCCAAGGCGGTGGACGTTTCCCGGTTGGTGGTTCTCTAAGAATTAGTCCTTTATTCTCTCCTTATAATGAAGATGGAAGTATTAATTTAAGACCGCAAGTTGGTACATTAGATGTAGAGTCTGTAAATCCATTAACTATAAGAGATGAAGATACTCATACTAATCCTAGCAGAAGGTTAGCAACATTTAATAGCTTGTATGGAGAAGTAGATATTATAAAAGGATTAAAGTACCGTACCAATATTGGTTTAACTTTTAACCAAGTACAGGGTGGTGCTTATACAGGTCCCAATACTTTCTACAATAATAGTAGGCTAGCTAGTCAATCAACAGCTTCCGTTTCAAATTCACAAAATTGGGCGGCTTTATGGGAAAACGTTATTACCTATAATAAAACATTCGCTGAAAAGCATAATGTAACATTTACAGGTTTATTCTCAATGGAGAAAAACCATAACCAAAGTAGTGGATTTAGAGGTGTAGGTATACCAGCAGATTATATACAAAATTATAATTTAAGCTTAGCTAATTCTATAACTGCTGATGGTGGAGGCTTCGTAGAAAGAGGATTGATTTCTTATATGGGCCGTTTAAATTATTCATTTGCAGGTAAATATTTATTAACTGCCACTGTAAGACGTGATGGTTCTTCTGTATTATCTCCAGGCTTTCAATATTTTACTTATCCAGCATTAGGTTTAGGTTGGAATATTGCTGAGGAAAACTTTATAAAGGATCTAACTTTTATCTCAGCTTTGAAATTAAGAGCAGGATGGGGCTTAACTTCTAATCAGTCAGTTGCTGCATATGCTACTCAAGGTAATTTAACAACTACTGGTGGCGGATCTACTCCACAAGGTTATGTATATAATTTTGGTGAGGTGGGTCAGGTTGGTGCTATTGTATCAACATTAGCCAACAGGGCTTTAGAGTGGGAAAAGACTTCAAACTTTAATTTGGGTTTAGACTTTGGTTTTTTAAATAATCGTATTACGGGTAGTTTAGAAGTTTACCAACAAGAAACTAGAGATATTTTACAAGTACTTCCTCTTCCTCCAACTAACGGTGCTGGTAGCACTACTGTAAATTCAGGTAGAACTGAAGGTAAAGGTTTAGAGTTCAGTCTAAGCAGTACTAATATTACAAGCAAGAGTGGTTTTAACTGGTCATCAGATTTTAACATATCTTTTGTAAGAAATAAAATTACTTTTTTAAGAGAAGGATTATTACAAGACTTTGGTAGAGGCTGGGTAGTAGGGCAACCGTTTAATATTATTAGAGACTTTAGAAAAGTAGGTATATGGCAAACTAATGAAGCTGATTTAGCTGCAAGATACGGACAGCTTCCCGGACAGATAAGGGTAGAAGATGTAAATAACGATTTTGCTATTAGTGCAGCCGATTTACAAATAATTGGAAACTTTCAACCAGATTTTGATGCCGGTTTTACCAATAGATTTTCTTATAAAGCATTTGATTTATCTATTGTAACTTTTGCAAGAATTGGTCAAACGGTAGCTTTACCTTATTTAACTGCAGATGGTAGCGATAGGGGATATCCATTCTTTAATAACTCTAGAGCCAACCAGTACAAAATAAATTACTGGACACCATTGAATCCAACAAATGATTTTCCTGCACCAGATGCTAGTTCAGACAGAGTACTATATTCTTCGACTTTAGCCTATAGAGATGGTTCTTTTATAAAAGTAAGAAGTATCAATTTAGGGTATAACCTTCCAGCTAATGTTTTAGCTAAGGCTGGTATTAGCTCATTAAGAGTTTATGCTACTGTTGTCAATCCATTTATACTTTGGTCTCCAATTGTAAGACAAGGTCTAGCCATAGATCCTGAAGGAAATGGTTATGGAGGAGTAGCCACTTCTACCGCTGCGGGTGAAAACGTTACAGGAAGAGCAATTACGGTAAACTTAAATAATCCGCCAACCCGTACATTCCAACTAGGTGTAAATCTTAAATTTTAA
- a CDS encoding response regulator — protein MSKILLVEDETILRETLAEILELNDFEVITASSGLEALEILKDTVPDLILSDVLMPGMTGFEMMEQVKIQAQFKDVPFIFLSALTSHDDKQKGLDLGCRHFITKPFKSFEVVKLITATLAKD, from the coding sequence ATGAGTAAGATTTTGTTAGTTGAGGATGAAACCATTTTAAGAGAAACCTTAGCAGAAATTTTAGAATTAAATGATTTTGAAGTTATAACCGCTAGCTCTGGTTTAGAAGCATTGGAGATTTTAAAAGATACAGTTCCTGATTTGATACTAAGTGATGTTTTAATGCCCGGCATGACCGGCTTTGAAATGATGGAGCAAGTAAAAATACAAGCTCAATTCAAAGATGTCCCTTTTATTTTTCTTTCTGCCTTAACTAGTCATGATGATAAACAGAAGGGCCTAGATTTAGGTTGTCGCCATTTCATTACCAAACCTTTTAAATCTTTTGAAGTAGTAAAGCTGATAACGGCTACCTTGGCAAAGGATTAA